GGGGAAAGCGGCTGCCAATCTTACCAGTACTCACCCTCCTATCTCGGATCGTGTACGTATTTTACGTTCGATGGGTGGCGCCAGTTTTGTTGATTACAATAAGGCATACAGTGAAGTACACAGCGGCGGCAGTATTCTTCCCGCTTCCGCGTTGGCCGCTGCCCCTAAAGTACCGCTCAAGCGAACACATAGAAAATTAGCCGCAGTACCAGATGATGCCACTAATGAATTGCAGCGCACGCGCGAAACCAGTGATGTTTTGTGGAAATTAAATAATTACTCCACTGTCAATTGTACGTGCGGTACTCGCCTGCGCATTCCCCCCGATTATAAAGGATCCACTGTTAAATGCCCTCACTGCGGAAGTGAAATTAATCTTGCAGGGACCGGGGCAGCGTGAAAATTGCAATTTTAATAGCTAAAGGCTTTGAAGAGATCGAAACATCTGTTACTTACGATGTTTTAAAGCGTGCCGGGATTGATGTCATCGCTGCCGGCCTCCACTCGGGAGAAATAGCTGGATCACGAGGACTCAAAATTGTTGTTGATGCAACAATAAATGACCTTAATCCTTCTGAACTCGATGGAATTGTAATCCCGGGCGGCTATCCTTGTTATGTAAACCTAGGTAATAGTACAGCTGTATTGGAATTGATTAGAAAAATGGCAGCCGCTGGTAAATATCTTGCCTCTATTTGTGCCGGCCCTCTCGTCCTCGAACAAGCCGGAGTTATCAAAGGCAAGACGGTCACCTGCTTTCCAGGGATTGAAACCAGCCTGAAGACTGCTCGTTTCAGCCCTCAACGGGTAGTCGAGGACGGCAATATTATAACCAGCCGCGGACCGGGCACCGCTATGGAGTTTGCTCTCAAACTGGTTGAACGCTGGGTTGGCAAGGAAACCGCCATCAAGTTAAGCAAAGACCTGGTAGTCTAATCTGCCGCGGCGATAATATCTTCAGCATCAGTCATAGAACTTACCTGCTCTACAAAATCTTTTAGAGACGGATTTTGTTCTCTTAAAGCTTTTAATCCACTGCCGATAGGGCTTACTGACCCCGGGGAAGAAGCATAGGTCCCATAAAACGCAAAATAAGCCTGATTCAATTTTCGAATGTAATATCCGTTTGAAGCTAAATATAACCGGCGCTCTTCCATGTATTGTTCAGCTTCTTCGACTTGTCCTTTTTCCAGCATCTCGTCCACCACAAGGCGAGTTGTCCTCATTTCAGCATAAAAATCGAACTCATTGGCTGGAGCCATTGCATAATTGGCTGATGTGGTGGCAGTTTCCTGGTAGTATTTTTCGTATACCATAGATGCAATTTCCTGGCTTACCATTCCAGCCAATGCTTCATTTACGGTTGCTATTTCGTAATCACGGATTATCCCGGCTATATGCATGCCATAACGAAAACCGAGTGGGCGGAAAAACAGATATTGATGGAACCACTCTTCAACTGCCACTTCGATAGAATAATCCAGGGGAAGAGTATCAGCTACAAAAGAAGGATAGGTAGCAATTCCGCCAAGCCTCACTACCAATCCACTCATCCCGATTTTTTCTATCTCTTCTTCGACCGCCTGTTTTTGATCATCATTCATTATTTGGACAAGGGCGATATCTTTATATCTGGATATTTCATCGCGAGGGGATATTACCAGCAGGTGAGGCGGCGGTTGAATCACAAAGTTGACCGGAGGGAATACAACTGCTGCATTATGCACATCCTGCCAAGGATTAATAATACCGCACTCTGCAAGAATTGTTTCGACCTGGGCAGACAATGTGCCTTCGACTTCGGATAATATATGCTGGTTGCGCTCGGATAGATTTAAAATCTGTTCCTCAACTGATGATACGTCCCCATCCTCCAAGCCTTGTTGTAACATCAGGAGTTTTTGTTCGAGGGCGACGACCTGTTGCCGGTTACTGAAGTATTCCTTAACCAGTTCGGAATTTTCTGGATCCTCAGCGCGGCTATTAAAGATATACTGATCATACTGACGCGTAAGGGCATGTATTTGCCAATCGAATATACTGAAATGGTATGGGTCGGCAATTTGGTTAATCTGGCGAGTTAGCCCAGCCTCTCCATTGCAACCACAAAACAAAATTGTCGCCACTACAATCAAGGCGAAAACTTTGGTGCTGATGATATTGGAAGCCAGTATTCTTTTCACATATATATCGGTATTTTTTTATCTGGTAAGTACCCGCCGGGTATTAATACATTTACATCTGGGACGTTGCCGCTCCGCTTTCCTCTGAAATGCCACAGGCTATATGAGCTAACTCCCAGGAGTAATCATAAAGATGGAGTCCTTTGCTCACGGCAATTATTTCCCCATCTTCAACTCCCAACTCCGAACCAATATATTCCTTGAGTAGTTGAATAGCAGCAAGGTTGGATGGAAAGCCCGCCCAGAGGTCCCAGGATCTAAAATAACAGATGAAATGCAGGCTATTATACCTAACCCTCGTATCGATACCCCGTAAACATGGAGGATCGGTGAGGTAAATAGAGCGATCATCGCCAACACTCATGTAAGCCTGGTTAGTATTAAATCCGCCTTCCCGATACATGCGTATAACCTCGGCTATCTGGTGCTCCAGATATTGGCCATACGTATACTGTTCCCCTTCGGCGCGTTTGGCGGTCATCAAATAAGGGAGGTAATTTTCAATATACTCCATGGTAGTCGGAGAAGGGACTCCAGCCGGCACATCGGGAGTCAGCGGACGATTACCAGGATTTGTGATTTTAACCTGAACAAAATCTAGCTCCTTGCGCTTCTGCCCGGCATAGCTGCCTCTTTCAATGAGATATTCATATCCGCTATCAAGTACATGGCGAAGGCATTGAAACCAGGCCTCGGACAGGTCACGAGCTTCAATTGTGGTTATTTTCATGCGTTACGCTCCCGGATTTTATCTGGCGCCTGTTCGATTAAAAAGGGCAAAAAACCGGTCTTGATACCCTTCAAAAAGTTCCCATCGGTCAAGCTCATCTTTTAATTCTCTTGGCTCAAGCTCTCCGGTATTGACTTTGCTGAACATTTCTTCAATTCTGAGCCTGGCTTCCAGGGGAACACCCAGCGAGTCAATATCAAGCAAACCTCGCGATTGCATCTGGGCAATGTTGCCCTTCATAGAATGAGAAGTAATCTGGTGTATGAACTTAAGCAGGGAGACATCCCACATATCGTCCTTGCCCTTGATAATCGCCATCAGAGGATCCCTTTTGCGCTCAATTTCAGCGTTGATCCGCTCCACTACCAGTTGCATACTGTCTGGAATAATGGTTAATTCTCCCGGTTCATTACGATATGTGTAATAAATACCCGGGGTGTTAGGGCCATGCTGCTGAATTAGTGAATCAAAATAATGCCGGGCGTCTGAGCTGAAACCCTCAAGCCGTGACAGGTAATAAGGTGTTACGACACGAGGACGGTTTGCTATTACGCGACCTTTGCGGACGACCGTTTCATTATTCTTTTTATCTATCTCGGCGTAACTAGGCGCGGTGACCATATAGTACCCGATATTGGTAATTCCAAAAGTGTCAAGCAACTGCCTGGGAGGCCGTATTACCATCGTCTGCCTGACGGCTTCGGCTATTCTTTCATCCTTGATATCCATTTTTCTACCCCCTCACGTGTTTTAGCCGATTTGCTTAAGCTCCTCTTTATACTCATTTAATAGCCTGATATACTGCGAATCAAACTGGTTTACTAACCGGCGCTTTTCTTCCTTAAACTGGGGAAGATTGTCAACGTCGGCAATCATCCCTGAAGCGCTCGAACCAAGTTGCTGTTCAATTGCCTGTTTCAGCTTCCGAGAGTATTCTGTTTTTAACTGTTCAATAGCCTGGTTTTTCTGTGAATTACCCTGAGTTTCGTAATGGTCAAAAAGATTGCGTATTTGTTCTACAACCTGTTTTGCCTTGTTCTTGTCTTTTTTGAGAACGACTACAGCTTCGAGCGCTCGGCGGGTATGTTCTTTTTCATTTTTCCCATGCGGAAGTATGATATTTGAATATATTATCGAAAGCGCTCCCTGAATAAGATACGTACGAGCAGACGTTTCGCGTTTGTTTAACTCTTCTTCAATGTTGAATTCTCCGGAGACAATGCGCGCACCGAGCTTTTCGCCTTCGGGGACATACTTCCACCGCATTCTATCTTCAGTGGTGATTTCTTTACTTTCTGCCTCGGCTTTTGCCAGGGCTATTTCTCTGGCGCTCTTAATTTCATCTGACATTTCGATCACCCCTATATAATAAGAATCTTTTTCAATTTAATTATACTAGATATAACCATAAGTATAAACCGGTCAGTGGTATTTTTTGAATTTGTTAAATTGAAATGATATGCCAAACGCCGAATATTGTGCCACTGCGTGATATTCAAACCCGACGCTAAATTGGTCTATGTGTGAATTGAAAGGTTGAAAACTAGTGATTTTTCCGTTGTTTTAACAGGCAATATTCAAGGCTGTCTGCCAACGCTAACCAACTGGCTTCAATGATATTGGTAGAACTACCGACCGTTCGCCATTGGGTTTCTCCATCGGCAGATTCTATGAGCACCCTTACCAAAGATTCCGTTCCGGTGCTTTCTTCCAGAATTCTTACTTTATAATCAACCAGTTTCACTGCGGACAAGCTGGGATAATTAGCGAGCAAGGCTTTACGTAAAGCATTATCTAAAGCGTTTACTGGACCATCCCCCTCGGATACCGTGTGCATGATTTGACCATCTACCTTTACCTTAACCATGGCTTCGGACAATAGACCATCACTATTGTTGTTGGATGGATGACGGCGCCTCTTTTCCACCAGAACCATATAGTCCACCAATTCAAATGGCGGCTGGTAGCCAGGCAGCGCCCGATGTAGAAGTAAATCGAAGGAAGCCTCGGCGTTTTCGTATTGAAATCCCCTGCTCTCCAGTGATTTGACTTTTTCCACCAGTTTTTGAGCTTCTAATCCTGATGGAGGCAAAGGAACGCCTATTTCCCTTGCCCTGAATATTATGTTGGATTTACCAGAAAGCTCGCTGACCAGGGTACGGGTTTTGTTTCCAACGCGCTCAGGATCTATATGCTGGTAGCTTTGAGACCATCTGCTTATACCTGAAACGTGCAGACCGGCCTTGTGCGAAAAAGCGCTTGCTCCAACATATGGCATGTAGGCATCCGGAATCAGGTTCGCCACCTCACTTACATAGCGAGAAACCTCGGTTAACCGAGCTAGTTGTTGGTCGCTAATGCAATTAATGCCCATTTTTATCTTGAGTGCCGGGATGATGGAACATAAATTGGCATTCCCACAGCGTTCACCATACCCATTAATTGTACCTTCAACGTGGTTGACACCGGCCATCACAG
This genomic stretch from Dehalococcoidales bacterium harbors:
- the cimA gene encoding citramalate synthase, coding for MMVELYDTTLRDGSQREGISLTVEDKISIARKIDELGIHYVEGGWPGSNPKDAEFFSRARELNLVQAKLVAFGSTCRPGAEPEQDTNLLSLVESGVSVVNIVAKGSDLHVRQVLQVELKENLRMIRQSIEFLKSKHLEVFVDVEHAFDGYKNNPGYTLEVLKTAESAGARCLVLCDTNGGTLPNEVADMVNAARGVVAVDLGIHAHNDSELAVANSLTAVMAGVNHVEGTINGYGERCGNANLCSIIPALKIKMGINCISDQQLARLTEVSRYVSEVANLIPDAYMPYVGASAFSHKAGLHVSGISRWSQSYQHIDPERVGNKTRTLVSELSGKSNIIFRAREIGVPLPPSGLEAQKLVEKVKSLESRGFQYENAEASFDLLLHRALPGYQPPFELVDYMVLVEKRRRHPSNNNSDGLLSEAMVKVKVDGQIMHTVSEGDGPVNALDNALRKALLANYPSLSAVKLVDYKVRILEESTGTESLVRVLIESADGETQWRTVGSSTNIIEASWLALADSLEYCLLKQRKNH
- a CDS encoding thymidylate synthase, producing the protein MKITTIEARDLSEAWFQCLRHVLDSGYEYLIERGSYAGQKRKELDFVQVKITNPGNRPLTPDVPAGVPSPTTMEYIENYLPYLMTAKRAEGEQYTYGQYLEHQIAEVIRMYREGGFNTNQAYMSVGDDRSIYLTDPPCLRGIDTRVRYNSLHFICYFRSWDLWAGFPSNLAAIQLLKEYIGSELGVEDGEIIAVSKGLHLYDYSWELAHIACGISEESGAATSQM
- a CDS encoding DJ-1/PfpI family protein, producing MKIAILIAKGFEEIETSVTYDVLKRAGIDVIAAGLHSGEIAGSRGLKIVVDATINDLNPSELDGIVIPGGYPCYVNLGNSTAVLELIRKMAAAGKYLASICAGPLVLEQAGVIKGKTVTCFPGIETSLKTARFSPQRVVEDGNIITSRGPGTAMEFALKLVERWVGKETAIKLSKDLVV